The following proteins are encoded in a genomic region of Arcobacter cloacae:
- a CDS encoding type II toxin-antitoxin system HigB family toxin has translation MNVISKRTLIQFYEKHPQAKTPLEVWHLDVRKAEWKTPDDIKKMYSNASFLEDNRVVFNIKGNDYRLIVHIDYLRKIVRVKFIGTHAQYDKINAKEI, from the coding sequence ATGAATGTAATAAGCAAAAGAACATTAATACAATTTTATGAAAAACATCCTCAAGCTAAAACTCCATTAGAAGTTTGGCATCTTGATGTCAGAAAAGCTGAGTGGAAAACTCCTGATGATATTAAAAAGATGTATTCAAATGCATCTTTTTTAGAAGATAATAGAGTTGTTTTTAATATTAAAGGTAATGACTATAGATTAATTGTTCATATTGATTATTTAAGAAAAATTGTTAGAGTAAAATTTATTGGTACTCATGCCCAATATGACAAAATAAATGCAAAGGAAATATAA
- a CDS encoding helix-turn-helix domain-containing protein, which produces MSVKAISLAFDTKLSGNVKLVLLALADCANDNMQCFPSYSHISKKASISISTTKRIVKKLESMQIIKKENRYKKGKRQQTSNIYTLTFGSSSLTPIKVQNDTTVVPQVTLPDSVIAMSYKSSSSLTTTQSSRESERDFLDFKNNIVKNFEGKIFGANNSNYIYSIINGLLCVNHQKIDTKKAFEEWHYLYRNQHIINPNLDNNINYINIGKRIEIENNFAKIVDIKDDFYVIEFNNQKKLVKIEDVRVV; this is translated from the coding sequence ATGAGTGTTAAAGCAATAAGTTTGGCGTTTGATACAAAATTAAGTGGCAATGTAAAGCTTGTATTACTAGCTCTTGCAGATTGTGCAAATGATAATATGCAATGTTTTCCTAGTTATAGTCATATTTCAAAAAAAGCCAGCATTAGTATTTCTACAACAAAAAGAATTGTAAAGAAGTTGGAATCAATGCAAATAATAAAAAAAGAGAATAGGTATAAAAAGGGGAAAAGGCAACAAACAAGTAATATTTATACACTAACTTTTGGTAGTAGCAGTTTAACACCAATAAAAGTTCAAAATGATACTACAGTTGTACCACAGGTGACACTACCAGATAGTGTCATAGCTATGAGCTACAAATCATCATCTTCTTTAACCACCACTCAATCCTCAAGGGAGAGTGAGAGAGATTTTCTAGATTTCAAAAATAATATCGTAAAAAATTTTGAAGGAAAAATATTTGGAGCAAATAATAGTAATTACATTTACTCAATTATAAATGGATTGTTATGTGTAAACCATCAAAAAATTGATACAAAAAAAGCTTTTGAGGAATGGCACTATTTATATCGAAATCAACATATCATTAATCCTAATTTAGATAATAATATCAATTATATCAATATAGGAAAAAGAATTGAAATTGAAAATAATTTTGCAAAAATAGTTGATATAAAAGACGATTTTTATGTGATTGAATTTAATAATCAAAAAAAATTAGTAAAAATTGAAGATGTGAGGGTGGTGTAA
- a CDS encoding plasmid mobilization protein, with translation MQSKDQKYDSKFIRKSLRFSSDEYAKVEAQLTTLGVNFTNFAKNAIINHQITIPIQMDLIYELNRIGNNLNQIAKSINSGEKIPVLTQLVEIEKQLQKLQYKQEV, from the coding sequence ATGCAAAGCAAAGACCAAAAATATGACTCAAAATTTATCAGAAAATCTCTTCGATTTTCTTCTGATGAATATGCAAAAGTTGAAGCTCAATTAACGACCTTAGGTGTTAATTTTACCAATTTTGCAAAGAATGCGATAATCAATCATCAAATTACTATTCCAATACAGATGGATTTAATTTATGAGCTTAATCGTATTGGAAATAATCTTAATCAAATTGCAAAATCTATTAATAGTGGTGAAAAAATTCCTGTACTTACTCAACTTGTTGAAATAGAAAAACAACTTCAAAAACTACAATACAAACAAGAGGTGTGA
- a CDS encoding helix-turn-helix transcriptional regulator produces MKDRYLKIDDVLVIIKISRATLYRLAKKEKLLKPIKVGGSSFWSQNNLDYYFDGLKQKNLSA; encoded by the coding sequence ATGAAAGATAGATATTTAAAAATTGATGATGTATTAGTTATTATCAAAATAAGTCGGGCAACGCTTTACAGACTCGCAAAAAAAGAGAAATTATTAAAACCAATAAAAGTAGGAGGTTCAAGCTTCTGGAGTCAGAATAATTTAGATTATTACTTTGATGGATTAAAACAAAAAAATCTATCAGCGTAA
- a CDS encoding relaxase/mobilization nuclease domain-containing protein, which translates to MVVKFFSNKKGGSVKALDYLLNEREKDGTARVLVGDEQLTRNIINSISFKHKVCVGCLSFEEQNIDEDLKYKIMSDFEKHLLPSLESDQYNILWVEHVDKGRLELNFVIPKIELTKKIALNPFYHTQDLSRIDVWQNLTNLTYGFTNPKDPAKQRTLQGASKKISLQKDYEELDITLHELVKSGQIKNREQMIELLNENEIFVNRVGSDYISLKLPDSKKARRYKGGIYSEQFTSIGEFERICENTKSRIDEYNRRNTQGEIGFYTNKLNEYTKSKAEYIQSKYKRRIESKKQIPVGDNWNIKSNNIDYINDILFPIATSNAKFTNLASTIEFSVHRAESEIYKSTDQRTNTKPRQNNNIHQDKGGLTNDSTRTTTKSRITKEREAKYRAYKKAGKTRDGIYQQIVGDTESLRSKFGKYSRKEQRVKQSIIAKIADIGRIITKLASELKSMIENMKIKEPTKVEKLNFINEMLNELGKKARRKK; encoded by the coding sequence ATGGTAGTAAAGTTTTTTAGTAATAAAAAAGGTGGAAGCGTAAAGGCTCTTGATTATCTTTTAAATGAAAGAGAAAAAGATGGAACAGCAAGAGTCTTAGTTGGTGACGAACAACTAACTAGAAATATCATTAATTCTATCTCTTTTAAACATAAAGTTTGTGTTGGATGTCTTAGCTTTGAGGAGCAAAATATAGATGAAGATTTGAAATATAAAATCATGAGTGATTTTGAAAAGCATCTATTACCATCTCTTGAATCAGACCAATACAATATTCTTTGGGTGGAGCATGTTGATAAAGGAAGATTAGAACTAAATTTTGTAATTCCAAAAATTGAATTAACTAAAAAAATAGCTCTTAATCCATTCTATCACACACAAGATTTATCAAGAATAGATGTTTGGCAAAACCTAACTAATTTAACCTATGGATTTACTAATCCTAAAGACCCAGCAAAACAAAGAACATTACAAGGTGCTAGTAAGAAAATATCTTTACAGAAAGATTATGAAGAACTTGATATTACTTTGCATGAATTAGTAAAAAGTGGACAGATAAAAAATAGAGAACAAATGATTGAGCTATTGAATGAAAATGAAATTTTTGTGAATAGAGTTGGAAGTGATTACATTAGTTTGAAATTACCCGACTCAAAAAAAGCTAGAAGATATAAAGGAGGAATTTACAGTGAACAATTTACGAGCATTGGAGAATTTGAAAGAATCTGCGAAAACACAAAATCAAGAATTGATGAATACAATAGAAGAAATACACAAGGAGAAATTGGATTTTATACAAACAAGCTTAACGAATACACTAAATCAAAAGCTGAATACATTCAATCAAAATACAAAAGAAGAATTGAATCAAAAAAACAAATACCAGTTGGTGATAATTGGAATATCAAATCTAATAATATTGACTATATCAATGATATTTTATTTCCTATTGCAACATCAAATGCAAAGTTTACAAACTTGGCAAGTACCATTGAATTTTCAGTACACAGAGCAGAATCAGAAATATATAAAAGTACCGACCAAAGAACTAATACAAAGCCAAGACAAAACAACAATATTCATCAAGATAAAGGGGGATTAACAAATGACAGCACTAGAACAACAACTAAATCAAGAATTACAAAAGAGCGAGAAGCTAAATATAGAGCTTATAAAAAAGCTGGAAAAACAAGAGATGGAATTTATCAACAAATTGTTGGAGATACAGAAAGCTTACGAAGTAAATTTGGAAAATATAGTAGAAAAGAACAAAGAGTTAAACAATCAATTATTGCAAAAATTGCAGATATTGGAAGAATCATTACAAAACTTGCAAGTGAGTTAAAAAGTATGATTGAGAATATGAAAATAAAAGAACCAACAAAAGTTGAGAAATTAAATTTTATAAATGAAATGCTTAATGAACTTGGTAAAAAAGCTAGGAGAAAAAAATAA
- a CDS encoding helix-turn-helix domain-containing protein has product MQLKIIKNEKEYDEALNRIDELMELNPDLGTKESDELEILVLLVEKYEEINWNISTPDPIEAIKYRMEEMNLKQKDLVPYIGNKSKVSELLNRKISLSLSMIRSLSEALHIPLEILVKPI; this is encoded by the coding sequence ATGCAATTAAAAATTATAAAAAATGAAAAAGAGTATGATGAAGCTCTAAATAGAATTGATGAATTAATGGAATTAAATCCAGATTTAGGAACTAAAGAGAGTGATGAGTTAGAAATTTTAGTTTTATTAGTTGAAAAATATGAAGAAATAAACTGGAATATATCTACTCCTGACCCAATTGAAGCTATTAAATATAGAATGGAAGAGATGAACTTAAAACAAAAGGATTTAGTACCTTATATTGGAAATAAAAGTAAAGTATCAGAGCTTTTAAATAGAAAAATATCTTTATCTCTTTCTATGATTAGAAGTCTTTCTGAAGCTTTACATATTCCTTTAGAGATATTGGTTAAGCCAATTTAA
- a CDS encoding metallophosphoesterase gives MEDKQIYIIGDVHGCYKTLLALIEQFPNKRNSKIVFVGDLIDRGANSCEVVEFIINNNYDCVMGNHEELFLEYAPNKDEFGENFNMENSSYYFERCGGKATLDSYKNKEIYFKHYDFIKNLPLYLEYKDYKTSDNRYLVVSHSAIANVWDKRDSKDKFDIENFENQLLYRRYKQFDNKDIFNVYGHTPRSEAKLTSFDANVDLGCVYKKEKVINPRLCALEFPSMKVYVQENLE, from the coding sequence ATGGAAGATAAACAAATTTATATAATTGGTGATGTTCATGGTTGTTATAAAACTTTATTAGCATTAATAGAACAATTTCCAAATAAACGAAACTCTAAAATAGTTTTTGTTGGAGATTTGATTGATAGAGGTGCTAATTCTTGCGAAGTTGTAGAATTTATTATCAATAATAACTATGATTGTGTAATGGGAAATCACGAAGAACTATTTTTAGAATACGCACCAAATAAAGATGAATTTGGTGAAAATTTTAATATGGAAAATTCTTCATATTATTTTGAAAGATGTGGTGGAAAAGCAACTTTAGATTCATATAAAAATAAAGAAATTTATTTTAAACATTATGATTTTATAAAAAATCTACCTTTGTACCTTGAATATAAAGATTATAAAACAAGTGATAACAGGTATCTAGTTGTATCTCATTCAGCTATTGCAAATGTATGGGATAAAAGAGATAGTAAAGATAAATTTGATATTGAAAATTTTGAAAATCAACTTCTTTACAGAAGATATAAACAATTTGATAATAAAGATATTTTTAATGTTTATGGACACACACCAAGAAGTGAAGCAAAATTAACTTCATTTGATGCAAATGTTGATTTAGGTTGCGTTTATAAAAAAGAAAAAGTAATAAATCCACGACTTTGTGCTTTGGAATTTCCATCAATGAAAGTTTATGTGCAAGAAAATTTGGAATAA
- a CDS encoding YciI family protein, producing MQYLVIAYDNDNALERRLESREAHIEGARKLMAEGKIINAGALIEDDVMVGSTLFVDFDSDEEIDEWLENEPYVKNNVWNMDEFQIVPMKLLPKQ from the coding sequence ATGCAATATTTAGTTATAGCTTATGACAATGACAATGCTTTAGAGAGAAGATTAGAATCAAGAGAAGCTCACATAGAAGGAGCTAGAAAATTAATGGCTGAAGGTAAGATTATTAATGCAGGTGCATTAATAGAAGATGATGTAATGGTTGGTTCAACGTTATTTGTTGATTTTGATTCTGATGAAGAAATAGATGAATGGTTAGAGAATGAACCTTATGTTAAAAATAATGTATGGAATATGGATGAATTCCAGATAGTCCCAATGAAACTGCTTCCTAAACAATAA
- a CDS encoding tyrosine-type recombinase/integrase, with translation MKRTSKKLTELELKKAQVKDKDYNLSDGDGLYFIVRKNGSKFFRFDFRYGGKRLSMSLGTYPLTSLKEARNKTADAKKLLENNINPISEKKLNKITEEITLNFVIDKWLEIRKLNSSENTYLTNQRILKNITDKIGNVAIKDIQRQDYIDIILNVQKKGRIETGLRILSLLFKIYQFAVTNGYVEHNIIVDIDKKSTLLKNKETHLPAITEKQEIKQLLKDIYSLENRFRSDISTIYIFKLIPYVFVRSENIRLMCWDDLDLEKGLWAIPKEKMKMNVDFVCPLPKQAINLIKEIEPFTRQRSKYVFPSPQKSDRGVSGATLADTLNRLGYQNRHCFHGFRSMFSTIAHELYKEHGFHSDIIEACLAHKEKNRVKASYNRESKFKYFDEKKELIQWWADWLDKLKN, from the coding sequence ATGAAAAGAACAAGCAAAAAACTCACCGAATTAGAGCTAAAAAAAGCACAAGTAAAAGATAAAGATTATAATTTAAGCGATGGAGATGGACTCTATTTTATAGTAAGAAAAAATGGTTCAAAATTTTTTAGATTTGATTTTAGGTATGGTGGGAAAAGATTATCTATGAGTCTTGGAACTTATCCTTTAACTTCTTTAAAAGAAGCAAGAAATAAAACAGCTGATGCGAAAAAATTACTTGAAAATAATATCAATCCTATTTCAGAAAAAAAGCTTAATAAAATTACAGAAGAAATAACACTAAATTTTGTAATAGATAAATGGTTAGAAATTAGAAAGTTAAATAGTAGTGAAAATACATATCTTACAAATCAAAGAATTTTAAAAAATATCACTGATAAAATTGGAAATGTTGCAATAAAAGATATTCAAAGACAAGATTACATAGATATTATTTTAAATGTTCAAAAAAAAGGAAGAATTGAAACAGGATTAAGAATCTTATCTCTTTTATTTAAAATATATCAATTTGCAGTTACAAATGGATATGTTGAACATAATATAATAGTTGATATTGATAAAAAATCAACTTTACTAAAAAATAAAGAGACACATCTTCCAGCAATAACAGAAAAACAAGAGATTAAACAGTTATTAAAAGATATTTACAGCTTAGAGAATAGATTTAGAAGTGATATTAGTACTATTTATATTTTTAAATTAATTCCTTATGTTTTTGTTAGAAGTGAAAATATAAGATTGATGTGTTGGGATGATTTAGATTTAGAAAAAGGTTTATGGGCAATACCAAAAGAAAAAATGAAAATGAATGTTGATTTTGTTTGTCCATTACCAAAACAAGCAATTAATCTTATCAAAGAAATTGAACCTTTTACAAGACAAAGAAGTAAATATGTATTTCCATCTCCACAAAAGAGTGATAGAGGTGTTTCAGGTGCAACTTTAGCTGATACATTAAATAGATTAGGTTATCAAAATAGACACTGTTTCCATGGCTTTAGAAGTATGTTTTCAACTATTGCACATGAGTTATATAAAGAACATGGTTTTCACTCTGACATTATTGAAGCATGTTTGGCTCATAAAGAGAAAAATAGGGTAAAAGCATCATACAATAGAGAATCAAAATTTAAATATTTTGATGAAAAAAAAGAATTAATTCAATGGTGGGCAGATTGGTTGGATAAATTAAAAAATTAA